One window of the Diospyros lotus cultivar Yz01 chromosome 12, ASM1463336v1, whole genome shotgun sequence genome contains the following:
- the LOC127787120 gene encoding uncharacterized protein LOC127787120, which produces MIAMRHMRLVCQKYRLGWTQNSGRFLWSIGDVSKHSATNRTNRDKQKMGHTSGRRSHPQVRHQMTIENGDEPDRIKLFKKTHTKKSGEIVDSTSSYIIEQMDERLSQIPGDEQTPNSLEDVFTQILGKDRHDKVRMGGLGTCPTKVRQKQQYQVPQEQYDQMRAQITAELEEKFQAQIQSQVQMQVRAILEAMGHTPPAPDNTPQPRQLSSHASASAAHVSTPSLEAECIGLSTPECGHNLEVICYQIVNILKCKIYFKIIYACSNTD; this is translated from the exons ATGATTGCCATGAGACATATGCGTCTCGTCTGTCAAAAATACCGCCTGGGGTGGACCCAGAATAGTGGAAGGTTCTTGTGGAGTATTGGGGATGTGAGCAAGCAcag TGCGACAAATCGTACCAATCGagataagcaaaagatgggTCACACCAGCGGTAGGCGATCACATCCTCAGGTTAGGCACCAG atgactattgaaaatggagatgagccagatagaatcaagctttttaaaaagacacacaccaaaaagagcggagagatagtagactctacatcttcatatataatt gaacaaatggatgaaaggttGTCACAAATACCTGGTGATGAACAAACTCCAAATTCGCTAGAGGatgtctttactcaaatactagGTAAAGATAGGCATGATAAGGTACGGATGGGAGGACTTGGAACATGCCCAACTAAGGTTAGACAAAAACAACAGTATCAGGTGCCCCAAGAACAGTATGACCAAATGCGTGCGCAAATTACTGCCgagctagaagaaaaatttcaagctcaaatccaaagtcaagttcaaatgcaagttcGTGCAATACTTGAGGCAATGGGACATACACCACCAGCTCCAGACAATACACCACAACCGAGACAG CTATCCTCACATGCCAGTGCTTCTGCCGCACATGTAAGCACACCATCACTCGAAGCTGAATGTATTGGATTATCGACACCAGAATGTGGTCATAATTTAGAAGTAATTTGCTACCAAATAGTTAATAtactgaaatgtaaaatatactTCAAAATCATTTATGCTTGTTCAAACACAGATTGA